AAATTATTCCTCGCCTGACCGAGCACCATAATTCCTCTTTCGCACGAAACACATTAGCCTTCATCGACTCAGGATACTTTTCCTATATAATCCTTGTCTTACCTTGCCTTGTCGCAGCAAATGAACATTGATTCACACACACTCCGCGAATACAATTGATCAGGAACCAAACATTACTAATTCATATACTGGGGCAAAGACAAGCCAGGTCAATTGTACGCAAGCTACGTGACTGAATCCGACGTACATGGTAACATGTTGAATATACCTAGAAGGAATGGCAGGGGCATTATTCAGATCAATTAGATTATCAGAATCAGTCCCAGTACTGGAGACATGCTCACCGCCTGTGAACCTTCCTCCTTGACTTTGGCAAGACTGACATTCAAATCTGCTATGCCGAAATTGACAATTCTAGTAGAAGATCTGGTGACTGGAACGCATTAAACTAAATTAGCAATATAAGAGCAACTCCAATGGTTTGTAAAagggacttgcttgcaatatTTGTAAAATAGCAAGCAAGTAGCTTACCATTGGATTATGAAAAAATGGATGTAGCTTTTGAGCATTGTAGCTCTACCAAGCATGTAGCTtggattaaaaaaaataaaaagtaaaatttTTTATTGGTGGAAAATTTTAATGTGGGACTCATAAAACTAGAAAGTGTTGTAGCCAACCATTGGAGCAGTAGGTAGTCGAAGAGCAAATTAGCTTAAAAAACCGACTTAACAAACTAAGCTACTCTATCTTGTGGTtgtccattggagatgctctaacaAAGCACCACATTAAAATCAAAAACGAAAAATGTCGGAGAAAAGAAAGTCTTAGTGCCAGAAGTTAAAGCCCCAACAGTCTTAACATGCTTAGGGAACTGGAAGGAGCCTCCAGCCTTCAAACAACAAAGAAAACATTCCACCCCGCAGCAGAATAGCCACGACCTCTCCATGAGAAGAATTTCCAAGAAAGTAGTTACCCATTCAGAGGTATAATCAATATTGGACAGCCAATCGTCAACTACAAAAAAGGTATACCATGTTTAATATTTATTGTCTTTTTACTAACAAATCTTGCAGGGAAGAAAAAAGCGAACAAAATACGTACCAGCGATACAtgcatcataattgagatacgccAGGTCAGGCCCAACGAGTTGGTCCTGATAAATATATAGCCAGTCCGCCCTGATGGGAGAATATTCAGCAATCCATACGTCAGAATCAGCGGGAATGATCCCTTTATCCTTCAAAATTTTCTCAAACACAGGTTTGAGACGATTGGGGAAATGGTGTTGTTCATCGAGAGCCTTCGTCGGCTTAAACTCATTTTTTTTGTTGAAGATGGTGACCCTATCAACAGGTAGAACAGAGGATGCATCTCCAAGAATGATGGGTTCATTTTCAGAAGTTGCTTCGACATGATTAGGAACCGTTGAAGGGCTAGGAGAAACAACATCCCTGGTGGATTTAATAACCATGATGAAAGTTTTAGGTGTTTTCTAGGTTTTTACGATGAAGATtaaagaaaaattcgaaaaattttcAAAGAATTAATCGGTTTTTGTTGAAAAATAAAGCATGAAGTGAAGAAGTTACTTATAAATGGTAAAAATTGGGTTTTATTGCAACTAGTCGTTTTCTTAATGATGAAGCACGCTGAATCGTCCTGGAGAAGTTGTCTAAAGATGAAAAGATAAGATTATCTCCCCATTACTGGCCTGACTCAGCGTTAATAAGGAGATAAAGGGCAATTGTTAAGCCTGCAATTTCGCACTACTGACAGGATAGAATTCTACCTTGGTCTGACGATCAGGGTAGGGTAGTTCAAGTTTGGCACCAGTCGCTTAGCCTAGACTCCCTCATCATCTTCAGGATCAAGTTTAACCCTGGTCTGACAATCAGGGCAGGATTGTCAGGGTAGCTCGAGCCTGGCACTAAGCAGGAGGGACAACGGTCAAatgtaaggtcaacatttgaTCAAGTCAAGGATAATTATATAAGATTATTACCACTTAAATATGGTAATTAAGAGAAATATTTGGTcatatagaaggagcattaataggcattaatgcAATTAAGTAGCAATCAAGACAGCAATTAAGGAGGCAATTAATGACGCAATTAAAAGAGAATATTTGCTCTTAATGGTGAAGTTTACTCTACTGTTTGAAGAAGGCTATATAAAGAGAAGCAGGCATTACAAGATAAGACATTCGATGGAAACCATACACAACACATTCTACATTATCTCACACAAACATACATACTACAAGCTACAGAGTACTTATATAATATTACAAGCATTATCATTATCATACTTATATTCTCCCTAACATAATGAAATCTTTTCCTgtcttggtgcccgtggttttttcccatttaagagTTGCCACGTATAAATCTACGTGTCATgttttcttttattgttcatTACTTTTATTTTCGTTTCTATTTACATTATAATCAACCATGCAAAGGTACGATCACGATAACATCataataggatgatactagttaaccCACATACTATTCTACCATGGTCGTATTTCCAGCCCGACGCTAACTATGGACAAAACAGATACACAAGTTGCTTTTGATTTACTATTGCTATTTATTTGATACTCTTTTCAATGCTTTCGAAAAATAATTGCAATCtcatttaaattttcttttaaaTTTGCGTCTCATTTAAATATCCTCATTACCAATTACTTTTAGCAATCGATTGACCCAACCAATTATAGGTCCGAGATAATGTTGTATTTATTTAACAAAAGAATTATTTTTTCagaatcattttcaaatgttttAAAAAATTGGCAAAACCCAACATTTCAGTTAGAAGTCATAGGACGgcaataattcgattatcttatacAATGTTAATATGTAATTTTTTAACTCTACTTTAATAGCATATAGTAATGAATTTTGCAGTTTAACCATCACCAAATTTCAAAAGGCAAAACAAATACAAAGCTAATTTCTAAAAGGAACATTAGTCTTAAGCATTATAATTATAATTGCTCAATTCCTCAATCAATGAACACAACTCAGAACAAGATGAGCCCCCTTCCTCAATAGCCTTCCTTGCCTTTTCTTTCAACTTATTTGCCTTGCTTCTTATCTCCACGCCTTCTTCTTCAACCATTAACCTTCTTACAACCTCCTTTACTTCTTCCCATTTTACTTTACACTCTACCGTTCTATTCCATTCTTTCGCTCCGACTTCAATGCCCGTCTTCAACACCTCAGTCACCAACTTTTCAATATAGAATTGCTCCGCAAAAGCCGGCCAAGTAACCATAGGAACCCCACATGAAATCCCTTCTAAAGTCGAGTTCCACCCACAATGAGTTACGAACCCACCCACAGCTTCATGATCTAAAATCAGCACTTGCGGAGCCCATCCTCTTATAATTAGTCCCTTACCTTGTATCCTTTCCTCGAACCCTTCTGGCAACCACTCTtctatttcttccttattcttgtTTCTCCTCACCACCCATATGAAGTTTTGCTCCGAAGCTTCTAGACCTTTCGCAATTTCATGGAGTTGCGCCGGTGAGACTTCGGTCAAGCTACCAAAACTTATGTAAATGACTGAATGAGCCTCCTTTGAATCAAGCCATTTTAAGCATTCATGCTCATCAATTGAAGAATCCTTCCCTCTTCGGAACATGGATTCTTTCTCTCGATTACATAACGAAACAGGGCCTATTTGCCAGGCCTTCCTTCCCATAACTTTCCGGTAATAATCAGCATAATCCGGTTCCAACTCGTAAAAGCTATTTACTATAACACCAAAGCTCTTAATCTCAGATTCCAAGGCACGCCCTAAGACTTGCACCCACTCCATATTCGGATTGTCGCGTCTAAATTCTTCATTTAACTTCATTTTCGTAATCTTAATCTCATGAGGAAGATGTGGGATGACAAATTCTTCATAATCGTCCAAAACCGCTTTATGAGGCTCGTACTTCATGACAGCCTCCATGGCACAAAGTGCAAAGCAACAACTACCATGGAAAACCAACCTGGGTATATTAAATTTCGAGGCAATATCCGTGGCAAAAGGAAGAAGCATATCAGCCACAAGGCAGCTCGGCTTAGGATTCAATTTCTCTAGTAACTGAACAAGCGGTTCTTGAAGTAATTCAGTGGCTTTTAGAAATTGAAGGGACATTTCATCTGAAGTGAActggtcgaaattttcgactccCTCAGGGAGACCAGCCTCCTTAGAGGGAAATGGAATTATTTCGACGTCAATA
This sequence is a window from Silene latifolia isolate original U9 population chromosome 8, ASM4854445v1, whole genome shotgun sequence. Protein-coding genes within it:
- the LOC141596779 gene encoding scopoletin glucosyltransferase-like; translated protein: MGSETQRLHVVLFPLMAAGHMIPTLDIAKLFAAQYVKTTIVTTPLNAPFFINPLLSYKNIGPTIDVEIIPFPSKEAGLPEGVENFDQFTSDEMSLQFLKATELLQEPLVQLLEKLNPKPSCLVADMLLPFATDIASKFNIPRLVFHGSCCFALCAMEAVMKYEPHKAVLDDYEEFVIPHLPHEIKITKMKLNEEFRRDNPNMEWVQVLGRALESEIKSFGVIVNSFYELEPDYADYYRKVMGRKAWQIGPVSLCNREKESMFRRGKDSSIDEHECLKWLDSKEAHSVIYISFGSLTEVSPAQLHEIAKGLEASEQNFIWVVRRNKNKEEIEEWLPEGFEERIQGKGLIIRGWAPQVLILDHEAVGGFVTHCGWNSTLEGISCGVPMVTWPAFAEQFYIEKLVTEVLKTGIEVGAKEWNRTVECKVKWEEVKEVVRRLMVEEEGVEIRSKANKLKEKARKAIEEGGSSCSELCSLIEELSNYNYNA